In Oscillatoria acuminata PCC 6304, a single window of DNA contains:
- a CDS encoding SBBP repeat-containing protein translates to MAADNNGNVYVTGETTSPDFPILNAIQPAYGGTQNNFSLTLGDAFAVKLSPEGQLVYSTYLGGNNDDGGLGIATDGNGNAYITGATYSNNFPLQNALQSTFGGVQDAFITKLAADGNLVYSTYLGGTGSELGESIAVDTNQNVYITGTVNAPLLPIVVPLPSAPTADGINTFPTVNPFQSNLGDSESAFVTKLANDGSRLIYSTLLGGTNNDNGTGIAVDNRGHAYITGITNSADFPAVSGFQGYSGEGDAFVTKFMADGTLEYSTYLGGTAQDAGIGIEVDNAGIVYLAGNTYSRDLPNSLNRFGGNFNAFMAKITPLRGTQVELPFINLIDAFLASSGGAILIGTPLGNILFDETFYLSTNPAVAEAVTSGVFISGFDHFFSFGQFEGRQPSPFYNEGRYLAQNPDVAQAVAAGGFRSGFDHFFSLGFREQRDRRTQLFHEGFYLNTYPDIAAAVAGNFINLGFNHYIQFGQQEGRNPNRFFDEGFYRTIYPDVAAAIAAGSFASGFEHFAFAGEREGRQPNPLFNEQFYRATYSDINAAVAAGNFPSGFDHFLRFGSREGRVGIG, encoded by the coding sequence ATTGCCGCTGATAATAATGGCAATGTTTATGTAACAGGCGAAACCACCTCACCCGATTTCCCCATCCTCAATGCCATTCAACCGGCTTATGGCGGCACTCAGAATAATTTTTCATTGACCCTGGGAGATGCCTTTGCGGTGAAACTCTCTCCTGAGGGTCAGTTAGTTTACTCGACTTATCTCGGGGGTAATAACGATGATGGCGGGTTAGGAATTGCCACCGATGGCAATGGGAATGCTTATATCACTGGCGCAACTTATTCTAATAATTTCCCCCTCCAAAATGCCCTTCAAAGTACCTTTGGCGGTGTGCAAGATGCCTTTATCACCAAACTGGCTGCTGATGGTAATTTAGTTTACTCGACCTATCTCGGGGGGACGGGTAGTGAACTGGGAGAAAGTATCGCCGTGGATACTAATCAAAATGTGTATATCACCGGAACCGTAAACGCACCTTTGCTGCCGATTGTTGTCCCCCTACCCTCTGCGCCGACTGCCGATGGAATCAATACCTTTCCCACCGTCAATCCCTTTCAAAGTAATCTCGGTGACTCAGAAAGCGCCTTTGTTACTAAACTGGCGAACGATGGCAGTCGGCTGATTTATTCCACATTACTCGGCGGAACCAATAACGATAATGGGACCGGGATTGCTGTTGATAATAGAGGCCATGCATATATCACCGGAATTACTAATTCTGCTGATTTTCCGGCTGTTAGTGGGTTTCAAGGTTATAGCGGCGAGGGAGATGCCTTTGTCACGAAATTTATGGCAGATGGCACTCTGGAATATTCCACTTATTTGGGTGGAACTGCCCAAGATGCGGGCATTGGCATTGAAGTTGATAATGCAGGGATAGTTTATCTGGCGGGAAATACTTATTCCAGGGATTTACCCAACAGTTTGAATCGGTTTGGGGGAAATTTTAATGCCTTTATGGCTAAAATTACACCCCTACGCGGAACCCAGGTAGAGTTGCCCTTTATCAATTTAATTGATGCCTTCTTAGCCTCTAGTGGGGGAGCCATATTGATTGGCACTCCCTTGGGAAACATCTTATTTGATGAAACCTTTTACCTGTCCACTAATCCGGCTGTAGCTGAGGCAGTAACTTCGGGTGTCTTCATTAGTGGATTTGATCACTTCTTCTCCTTCGGTCAATTTGAAGGACGGCAACCCAGTCCTTTTTATAATGAAGGGCGTTATTTAGCCCAGAATCCTGATGTAGCGCAGGCAGTTGCCGCAGGGGGATTTCGTAGCGGGTTTGATCACTTTTTCAGTTTGGGATTCCGGGAGCAACGCGATCGCCGGACTCAGTTATTCCACGAAGGGTTCTATCTGAATACCTACCCGGATATTGCTGCGGCTGTTGCGGGAAATTTCATCAATCTCGGATTTAACCATTACATTCAATTTGGACAACAGGAAGGACGTAATCCTAATCGTTTCTTTGACGAAGGGTTCTATCGGACTATTTATCCCGATGTCGCCGCAGCCATAGCCGCAGGAAGTTTTGCCAGTGGATTCGAGCATTTTGCGTTCGCCGGGGAAAGGGAGGGACGGCAACCGAATCCGCTGTTTAACGAACAGTTTTATCGAGCAACTTATTCTGATATTAATGCCGCAGTAGCAGCGGGTAATTTCCCTAGTGGATTTGACCACTTTTTGCGGTTTGGATCGAGAGAAGGACGGGTAGGAATTGGATAA